A genomic window from Candidatus Bathyarchaeota archaeon includes:
- a CDS encoding YeeE/YedE family protein produces MFPLGIEQYLVGGIIIGVGVGLIYLITGLHATQSSFFTTTLSWFSKLKHFQKETNIKERGWRLTLATGLVIGAFIHTLTISPTGFWITSVQLWRLILGGLLVGFGTRLSSGCTSGHGISGLASLSKTSLYAVIVFMGVAIVIANIVQMLGVSP; encoded by the coding sequence ATGTTTCCTCTTGGAATAGAACAATATTTAGTGGGCGGAATAATAATTGGAGTAGGAGTAGGACTAATATATCTAATAACCGGGCTTCATGCAACACAAAGTAGCTTTTTTACAACAACATTATCATGGTTTTCTAAACTAAAACATTTCCAGAAAGAAACAAACATCAAAGAAAGAGGCTGGAGATTAACTCTGGCTACTGGTTTAGTAATTGGAGCATTTATTCACACTCTTACTATTTCACCAACTGGATTTTGGATAACCTCCGTACAATTGTGGCGATTAATTCTAGGCGGATTGCTTGTAGGCTTTGGAACAAGACTTTCTAGTGGATGTACCTCAGGACATGGAATAAGCGGATTAGCATCACTTTCTAAAACATCTCTTTACGCTGTTATCGTCTTTATGGGAGTCGCTATAGTTATAGCAAACATCGTTCAGATGTTGGGGGTTTCACCATGA
- a CDS encoding YeeE/YedE family protein: MNKRNIIVLIGGILFGFGLSYSGMTKQEIVLSFLQFKDFGLIFVLGGAALVAAFSINVLAKYQKKPVLGSVFKPRRRILSWKIIIGAIIFGIGWGLSGQCPGSAVASLGTGNYPILLGILAMFIGAYVKGLLDP; this comes from the coding sequence ATGAACAAAAGAAACATAATCGTACTAATTGGTGGCATTCTATTCGGTTTCGGTTTATCATACAGTGGAATGACCAAACAAGAAATTGTGCTAAGTTTCTTACAATTCAAAGATTTTGGACTCATTTTCGTCTTAGGGGGTGCAGCATTGGTCGCAGCCTTTTCAATTAACGTTTTAGCAAAATATCAAAAGAAACCAGTTCTCGGAAGCGTATTCAAACCAAGACGCAGGATTCTGTCGTGGAAAATTATAATTGGAGCAATTATCTTTGGAATTGGATGGGGACTCTCAGGTCAATGTCCTGGCTCAGCAGTAGCAAGCCTTGGTACAGGCAATTATCCAATCTTACTTGGAATTCTAGCAATGTTCATTGGTGCTTACGTAAAAGGCCTTTTAGATCCCTAA
- a CDS encoding RDD family protein, with the protein MVQNEENVSKILLILSHKIRRDILIQLDEQKEQSFSELMNALEIDTGKMSFHLRNLKQFLEQTPKGNYKLNRLGQNALRLLKDVEALSVDVDFLEHQTSQHIAKFSRRAMAFLFDMGVAFTITVATTLIAEVLVLFSGQFAYQQNFFLFLGVLWIYSTLLEGFAGQTVGKSMFMIKTVSLTSKKMTYDAAAVRNFGKCFLLPIDLILGYRLHDERFIKFLDKYSRTTVIKI; encoded by the coding sequence ATGGTTCAAAATGAAGAAAATGTTTCAAAAATTTTGCTTATCTTATCCCATAAAATTCGACGAGACATTTTGATCCAACTTGATGAACAAAAAGAACAGTCTTTCTCAGAATTGATGAATGCTCTTGAAATTGACACTGGAAAAATGAGTTTTCATCTTAGAAATTTAAAACAGTTTTTAGAACAAACACCCAAGGGAAACTACAAACTAAATAGACTTGGTCAAAACGCCTTACGCTTACTCAAAGATGTTGAAGCCCTTTCAGTGGATGTTGATTTTCTGGAACATCAAACAAGCCAGCATATCGCAAAATTTTCGAGAAGAGCCATGGCATTTCTTTTTGACATGGGAGTGGCATTCACTATAACTGTTGCAACCACGTTAATTGCTGAAGTGCTGGTTTTGTTCAGTGGACAATTTGCGTATCAACAAAACTTCTTTTTGTTTTTAGGAGTACTCTGGATATACTCAACTCTTCTTGAAGGCTTTGCAGGACAGACAGTAGGAAAATCCATGTTTATGATTAAAACAGTAAGTTTAACCAGCAAAAAAATGACTTACGACGCTGCCGCAGTGAGAAATTTTGGCAAATGCTTTTTGTTACCTATTGATTTGATTCTCGGTTATAGGTTACATGACGAGCGTTTCATTAAATTTTTGGACAAATACTCTAGAACAACCGTAATAAAAATATAA
- a CDS encoding NAD(P)H-dependent oxidoreductase encodes MKTLVVYFSLTGNTKFVAEKIAEQFGADLCEVTDKTFKVGKMLFIKGGMAALREKLSDIEAVESIEDYDLVIVGSPVWAGKIAPPIRTFLVNNNFSGKQVAFFVSIGGDKPEKTFENLKKTTELEAVIDGLGVTQPLQNMADAEAQITEWCNNLLNKINA; translated from the coding sequence CTGAAAACACTTGTAGTTTATTTTTCGTTAACTGGAAACACAAAATTTGTTGCAGAAAAAATTGCAGAACAATTTGGTGCAGATTTATGCGAAGTTACTGATAAAACTTTCAAAGTAGGAAAAATGCTTTTCATCAAGGGGGGAATGGCTGCTCTGCGTGAAAAGCTTTCAGATATTGAAGCTGTAGAATCCATTGAAGATTATGATTTAGTTATTGTAGGTTCGCCTGTGTGGGCTGGAAAGATCGCACCTCCAATTCGAACCTTTTTGGTTAACAATAATTTTTCAGGCAAACAAGTTGCATTTTTTGTTAGCATAGGTGGAGATAAACCCGAAAAAACTTTTGAGAACCTCAAAAAAACAACGGAACTAGAAGCTGTAATTGATGGGTTAGGTGTTACGCAACCCTTGCAAAATATGGCAGATGCAGAAGCTCAGATAACTGAATGGTGCAATAATCTGTTGAACAAAATCAACGCTTAG
- a CDS encoding 6-phosphofructokinase — translation MDRIGLVTSGGDAPGMNAAIRAVTRVSCSKLMEVLGFERGWDGIISNKFRVLTPRNVGGILHIGGTILRTSRSPEFRTPEGLNKAAENLAANGVEGLIVVGGDGSMKGALALSEVSDIAVIGIPATIDNDVYGTEETIGFDTAVNTAINEIDKIRDTANAHERIFVVEVMGRNRGFLALNIGLTVGAEIILVPEVEYDAKTVAETLKLNRDIGKKSGIIVAAEGIGDTRKLITELETMAGVDVRLSVMGYAQRGGNPSARSRLLANLFADKAVDLLKNGERNKMVALQNGRVTTIGLHEVTSNQKQLDLYLMQLAQTLAI, via the coding sequence ATGGATAGAATTGGTTTAGTTACAAGCGGTGGTGACGCCCCTGGAATGAACGCTGCCATCCGAGCGGTTACTCGTGTTTCTTGCTCTAAACTCATGGAAGTATTAGGTTTTGAACGTGGATGGGATGGAATAATTTCGAATAAATTCAGAGTATTAACTCCACGTAATGTGGGCGGCATCCTACACATTGGAGGAACCATTTTAAGAACTTCACGTAGTCCAGAGTTCAGAACCCCCGAAGGATTAAACAAAGCGGCAGAAAACCTTGCTGCTAATGGCGTTGAAGGTTTGATCGTTGTTGGTGGCGATGGCTCTATGAAGGGGGCATTAGCATTAAGTGAAGTCTCAGATATTGCAGTTATTGGCATTCCTGCAACAATAGATAATGACGTTTACGGAACTGAAGAAACCATAGGTTTTGATACAGCAGTAAACACGGCAATTAATGAAATCGACAAAATCAGAGATACTGCAAACGCTCATGAACGGATTTTTGTTGTGGAAGTCATGGGGCGTAACCGGGGTTTTCTTGCCTTGAACATCGGGTTGACTGTCGGGGCTGAAATAATTTTGGTTCCTGAAGTTGAATATGATGCAAAAACAGTTGCTGAAACTTTGAAATTAAACCGGGACATTGGCAAAAAATCGGGCATTATTGTTGCTGCAGAAGGAATTGGTGACACACGTAAACTGATAACTGAGCTAGAAACAATGGCTGGTGTGGATGTTAGGCTAAGTGTTATGGGTTATGCTCAGAGAGGAGGTAATCCATCAGCTAGGAGTCGTTTGTTAGCAAATTTGTTTGCTGATAAAGCGGTAGACCTTCTCAAGAATGGGGAACGAAACAAAATGGTTGCCCTGCAAAACGGAAGAGTAACTACCATCGGTTTACATGAAGTCACTTCAAACCAAAAACAGTTAGACCTATATTTGATGCAGTTGGCTCAAACCTTAGCAATATAA
- the larB gene encoding nickel pincer cofactor biosynthesis protein LarB, translating into MREILEKVAQNQVSVAEAEKLLRILAIDEIENVANIDSHRELRKGVPEVILADGKDTEHLTEIVTKMLETRGRSIISRCNPQQIEAIRAVIPSDALLQVFDDARMMVVQKKDFVVSATGGKVGIITAGTSDIAVAEEAKIICKSMGCEVISSYDIGVAGIHRLIAPMKNMIMEDIDVLVVVAGREGALPSVVAGIVDVPVIAVPTSNSYGLGEKGASTLMAMLQSCSLGLAVVNIDSGVAAGAVATLIANRAAKFRT; encoded by the coding sequence TTGCGGGAAATTCTTGAAAAAGTTGCACAAAACCAAGTTTCTGTTGCTGAAGCTGAAAAATTGCTAAGAATATTGGCAATTGACGAAATTGAAAACGTAGCAAACATCGATAGCCACCGAGAGTTACGCAAAGGAGTACCCGAGGTTATATTGGCAGATGGAAAAGACACCGAGCATTTAACCGAAATTGTAACTAAAATGCTAGAAACCCGTGGTCGTTCAATAATAAGTAGATGTAATCCGCAACAAATTGAAGCAATCAGGGCTGTAATTCCAAGTGATGCATTATTGCAGGTTTTTGATGACGCTCGGATGATGGTAGTCCAAAAGAAAGACTTTGTTGTTTCAGCTACTGGTGGAAAAGTCGGAATAATTACTGCTGGAACTTCTGATATTGCGGTTGCTGAGGAAGCCAAAATTATCTGTAAATCTATGGGCTGTGAAGTAATTTCTTCATACGATATCGGCGTAGCAGGAATTCATCGGTTAATCGCTCCTATGAAAAATATGATAATGGAAGATATTGATGTCCTTGTTGTCGTTGCAGGCAGGGAAGGTGCATTACCGTCAGTGGTTGCTGGAATTGTTGATGTTCCAGTTATTGCAGTTCCAACCTCAAACAGCTACGGTTTAGGAGAAAAAGGCGCAAGCACCCTTATGGCAATGCTTCAATCTTGCTCGTTAGGTTTGGCAGTTGTTAATATCGACAGCGGAGTCGCAGCAGGGGCAGTAGCTACCTTGATTGCTAATCGTGCAGCAAAATTTAGAACGTGA
- the larC gene encoding nickel pincer cofactor biosynthesis protein LarC has protein sequence MPKLNKIAVIDCQMAGVAGDMVLAALLDLGANKNKVTTAIKSLENPNYGYEKISINLKRTMSKDVKATTIDVTAKTVLHMQGSKLIEIVETCSQNLDISTKAKQFASNTIRTLVGAEAKIHNTSMDHTHMHEVGLVDTAAEIIGAAVALDDLGLFDAKIYSTPVSVGGGLFKFSHGTMSSPAPATLAIFQSKQFAIQGGPIEKELATPTGAAILVNLVDEVSRFYPAIVPVKVGYGAGTKTFEGVPNVLRITIGNNVDYGLLKEEVAVLETNLDDVTGEILGHTIEVLTQEGAKDVTVLSGVTKKSRPNQILKVIADKADVEHLSRVIMDETGTLGVRICSCERLVINRELVQLELPLDSTTEKVTVKVAKDTNGEILRVKPEFEDVKRISKKTKKPAREIAELIRLRAQKVLTKKR, from the coding sequence ATGCCAAAACTAAACAAAATCGCAGTTATCGACTGTCAAATGGCAGGCGTCGCAGGAGATATGGTTTTAGCAGCTCTACTTGACCTTGGAGCAAACAAAAACAAAGTAACTACAGCCATAAAGTCGTTGGAAAACCCAAATTACGGATATGAAAAAATTTCAATTAACCTCAAACGAACAATGAGTAAAGACGTTAAAGCAACAACAATTGACGTAACCGCCAAAACTGTTTTGCATATGCAGGGTTCCAAACTAATAGAAATTGTAGAAACTTGCTCTCAAAATTTGGACATTTCAACAAAAGCAAAACAGTTTGCTTCAAACACGATACGGACACTTGTTGGAGCAGAAGCAAAGATACACAACACAAGCATGGACCATACCCACATGCATGAAGTGGGACTTGTGGACACTGCAGCAGAGATCATAGGCGCTGCAGTTGCTTTAGATGATCTTGGATTGTTTGATGCTAAAATCTATTCAACCCCAGTTTCCGTTGGGGGTGGATTGTTCAAATTTTCTCATGGCACCATGTCCAGTCCAGCTCCAGCAACTCTTGCAATTTTTCAGTCTAAACAGTTTGCAATTCAAGGGGGACCAATCGAAAAGGAGCTTGCTACACCAACAGGAGCAGCAATACTGGTTAATTTAGTTGATGAGGTCAGCCGTTTTTATCCCGCAATAGTGCCCGTGAAAGTTGGTTATGGTGCAGGAACTAAAACCTTTGAAGGTGTCCCAAATGTTTTGCGTATTACTATTGGGAATAATGTGGATTATGGGCTTTTGAAAGAAGAAGTTGCTGTTTTGGAAACAAACCTTGACGATGTTACTGGAGAAATTCTTGGACATACTATCGAAGTATTGACCCAAGAGGGGGCAAAAGATGTAACCGTGCTTTCGGGGGTAACCAAAAAGAGCAGACCTAATCAGATTCTAAAAGTGATAGCCGATAAAGCAGATGTTGAACATTTATCCCGGGTAATTATGGATGAAACTGGGACTCTTGGTGTTAGAATTTGCTCTTGTGAAAGACTTGTAATTAACCGTGAACTTGTTCAACTGGAATTGCCACTGGATAGCACAACGGAAAAAGTAACAGTTAAAGTTGCCAAAGACACCAACGGAGAAATTCTTAGGGTT